A region from the Hypanus sabinus isolate sHypSab1 unplaced genomic scaffold, sHypSab1.hap1 scaffold_484, whole genome shotgun sequence genome encodes:
- the LOC132389149 gene encoding N-acetyllactosaminide beta-1,3-N-acetylglucosaminyltransferase 3-like, protein MRRHRRFHEKVVLGVLITLGLFFMFWDNDQCRETDVVAETVHRNDLPKVVTADATESVLKPKCHANTTLLHLSSFHQEKEHIKNYLMYKHCREFDMIQNVPDKCGGREGSQNVFLLLVIKSHPFNQDRWEMIRKTWGKEREFNGVLIKRVFISGVSSDQNKNRKLNQLLAMENREHRDILQWDFLDTFYNLTLKQYKLLQWVSEFCPSAKFIFSADDDAFVNTDNMVDYLLGMKVQQHLFMGRLIYGFGPKRQKSSKYYIPEILTTIKFYPPYISGAGILMSVYTAHIIFHIAQDLELYPIDDVFFGMCLAKAGLAPHHHSGFRTAGFSVPSTQDESFNPCYYRELLLVHRIRTFEMLLLWDAVHDANLKCVHAPQTSASTERTT, encoded by the coding sequence ATGAGAAGACATCGGCGATTCCATGAGAAAGTAGTGCTGGGTGTTCTGATTACTCTGGGATTGTTCTTCATGTTCTGGGATAATGACCAATGTCGAGAGACTGATGTTGTTGCAGAAACTGTTCATCGCAATGACCTGCCCAAGGTTGTTACTGCTGATGCAACTGAATCAGTGCTCAAGCCAAAGTGCCACGCGAACACGACATTGCTGCACCTGTCCTCATTTCATCAAGAGAAAGAGCACATAAAAAACTACTTGATGTATAAACACTGTCGAGAATTTGACATGATTCAAAATGTTCCAGACAAATGTGGTGGTCGAGAAGGATCTCAGAATGTCTTCCTGCTGCTGGTGATCAAATCTCACCCTTTCAATCAGGATCGGTGGGAAATGATAAGGAAGACTTGGGGCAAAGAACGCGAATTCAATGGGGTCCTAATTAAGAGAGTCTTTATTTCTGGTGTCTCTTCTGACCAAAATAAAAATAGGAAATTGAATCAGCTGTTAGCCATggaaaacagagaacacagagataTACTACAATGGGATTTCTTGGATACCTTTTACAACCTCACCCTCAAACAATACAAGTTGCTGCAGTGGGTCAGTGAATTTTGCCCTAGTGCTAAATTCAtcttcagtgcagatgatgatgcCTTTGTCAACACCGATAACATGGTTGACTATTTGCTAGGCATGAAGGTTCAGCAACACCTGTTTATGGGCCGACTCATTTATGGGTTTGGGCCCAAACGCCAGAAGTCGAGTAAGTATTATATACCAGAAATATTGACCACCATCAAGTTTTACCCACCATACATTAGTGGAGCGGGCATACTCATGTCTGTGTATACAGCTCACATCATTTTCCACATAGCCCAAGACCTTGAACTgtaccccattgatgatgtattttTTGGGATGTGTCTGGCCAAGGCTGGACTAGCCCCACATCACCATAGCGGATTTAGGACAGCTGGATTTAGTGTTCCTTCTACCCAAGATGAATCTTTCAATCCTTGCTATTACCGTGAGTTGCTGCTAGTGCACCGTATCCGGACTTTTGAAATGCTATTGTTGTGGGATGCAGTGCATGATGCTAATCTGAAGTGTGTTCATGCTCCCCAGACGTCTGCATCCACGGAAAGGACCACATGA